The Deltaproteobacteria bacterium genome has a window encoding:
- a CDS encoding methionyl-tRNA formyltransferase yields the protein MDSGGKRLRVVFMGTAPFALPTLRALAASEKVVAVVTQPDRPRGRGRKVLPPPVKEHAVDLGLPILQPERVKEQDFIALLEELQPELIIVAAFGQILPPAVLEVPHLGCVNVHPSLLPNYRGAAPINWAIINGETRTGVTTYLMDEGMDTGAILMAQEVEIRRDETAQELGERLAELGGGLLLETIKGLKEGALQPTSQDEKEASYAPILKKEDGLIHWEGEAPQIRNQIRGMIPWPVAFTFLGGKRMKIYGARIGDGKGAPGQIISLDVGIEVACGKRSLLIEELQIEGGRRMGWKEFARGHRLTLGERLG from the coding sequence ATGGACTCAGGAGGAAAAAGGTTACGGGTGGTCTTTATGGGGACCGCCCCCTTTGCCCTCCCCACGTTGAGGGCCCTGGCCGCTTCTGAAAAGGTAGTTGCAGTGGTTACTCAGCCCGACCGCCCTCGGGGGAGGGGGAGGAAGGTTTTGCCCCCTCCAGTAAAGGAACACGCCGTTGATCTAGGTCTCCCAATCCTGCAGCCAGAGCGGGTGAAGGAGCAAGATTTTATCGCCCTTTTGGAGGAATTGCAGCCGGAGTTGATTATAGTGGCCGCCTTCGGCCAGATCTTGCCCCCTGCTGTATTGGAGGTACCTCACCTGGGGTGCGTAAACGTGCATCCATCTTTGCTGCCCAACTACAGAGGAGCTGCCCCAATCAATTGGGCCATCATCAACGGAGAGACCAGGACAGGAGTGACCACCTACCTCATGGATGAGGGGATGGATACGGGCGCAATCCTCATGGCCCAGGAGGTGGAAATCAGAAGGGACGAAACGGCCCAGGAGCTCGGCGAGAGGCTGGCCGAATTGGGGGGGGGACTATTGTTGGAGACCATAAAAGGGCTGAAGGAAGGAGCCCTGCAGCCGACCTCCCAAGATGAAAAAGAGGCCTCTTATGCCCCTATATTAAAAAAAGAGGACGGCCTGATCCATTGGGAGGGGGAGGCACCCCAGATCAGGAACCAGATACGGGGGATGATCCCCTGGCCCGTCGCCTTTACCTTTTTGGGGGGGAAGAGGATGAAGATCTACGGGGCAAGGATAGGGGACGGCAAGGGTGCCCCAGGGCAGATTATATCCCTGGATGTTGGGATAGAGGTGGCCTGCGGCAAGCGCTCTTTGCTCATAGAGGAGCTCCAAATAGAGGGGGGCAGGAGGATGGGGTGGAAGGAGTTTGCCCGGGGCCACCGATTGACCCTTGGGGAGAGATTGGGGTAA
- the htpX gene encoding zinc metalloprotease HtpX yields the protein MNQVKTYVLMVLLTILLVWIGSLLGGRNGAIFALILAAVMNFSVYWFSDRIVLKMYRAQEATEAEVPGLHRIVRELAQRGGLPMPKVYIIPNDAPNAFATGRNPQHAAVAVTTGIMRLLNEDELKGVLGHELSHIRHRDILIGTIAATIAGAISFIASMARWSAIFGGFGDDREGGGVANLIAVLLLTTLASFAAILIQMAISRSREYHADEGGARLAGNPLYLARALAKLDAGAKRIPMKVNPSTAHMLIVNPLKGGGVQRLFSTHPPIEERIRRLEAMAGR from the coding sequence ATGAACCAGGTGAAGACTTATGTCCTAATGGTGCTACTCACCATCCTCCTGGTCTGGATTGGGAGTCTGCTGGGGGGGCGCAACGGGGCCATCTTCGCCTTGATCCTGGCCGCTGTGATGAACTTCAGTGTGTATTGGTTCAGCGACCGTATCGTACTCAAGATGTATCGTGCACAAGAAGCGACAGAGGCCGAGGTCCCAGGGCTCCACAGGATAGTGAGGGAGCTGGCCCAGCGGGGCGGGCTTCCCATGCCCAAGGTCTACATCATCCCAAACGATGCCCCTAATGCCTTTGCTACGGGGAGAAACCCCCAACACGCAGCAGTAGCAGTGACCACGGGGATCATGCGGCTGTTAAACGAGGATGAGTTGAAGGGGGTCCTGGGGCATGAGCTCTCTCACATCCGCCACCGGGACATCCTCATCGGGACCATTGCCGCCACCATCGCTGGGGCCATCAGCTTTATCGCCAGCATGGCCCGCTGGAGCGCCATCTTCGGCGGCTTTGGCGATGACAGGGAGGGGGGAGGTGTGGCCAACCTCATCGCCGTCCTGCTCCTCACCACCCTCGCCTCCTTCGCCGCCATCCTCATCCAGATGGCCATCTCCAGATCCAGGGAGTACCACGCTGATGAAGGAGGGGCCCGGCTTGCCGGCAACCCCCTCTACCTGGCTAGGGCGTTGGCCAAGCTGGACGCTGGGGCCAAGAGAATCCCCATGAAGGTCAACCCCTCCACCGCCCACATGCTTATCGTCAACCCCTTAAAGGGTGGCGGGGTTCAGAGACTCTTCAGCACCCACCCCCCCATAGAGGAGCGCATCAGGAGATTGGAGGCGATGGCCGGCCGCTAA
- the rsmB gene encoding 16S rRNA (cytosine(967)-C(5))-methyltransferase RsmB → MDRARTKALEVLIRWEKRGSLMDPLFDGLVMEDPLLRDLDKAFVREIVYGVLRWQGRLDWIISAYSRIRPQRIERAVICILRMGIYQLLFMDRVPSHAAVDEAAKLAKEMGREDLVPFVNGILRGIAEGRKEVSFPDLKTDPLHHISLYYSHPGWMVRRWINQWGVEETIALCQANNQIPPFTIRVNTLKGSRKEAIQRLQGEGVEARPTPFCPMGLILSNPPPLAKWGPFQEGWFQVQDEASQLVSCILGPQPGERALDICAAPGGKTTHLAQMMKDQGEIVAVDVSSAKLSLLQGNCRRLGISMIKAMALDAASPLPFPPESFDRVLVDVPCTGLGTLRRNPDGKWRVKEADVPRLQKVQRKILTQAAPMVKKGGVLVYSTCTLTPEENKGVVEPFLSDQKEFRIEGVSPFLPSGCESLVDEREYFLTLPHCHGTDGFFAARMRRE, encoded by the coding sequence ATGGATCGAGCGCGCACAAAGGCCCTAGAGGTATTGATCCGCTGGGAGAAGAGGGGGTCCCTGATGGACCCCCTCTTTGATGGGCTGGTGATGGAGGACCCCCTGCTTAGGGATCTGGACAAGGCCTTTGTGCGGGAGATTGTCTACGGGGTGCTGCGGTGGCAGGGGAGGCTTGATTGGATTATCTCGGCCTATTCCCGCATCAGGCCCCAAAGAATAGAGCGTGCCGTGATCTGCATCCTGAGGATGGGGATCTATCAGTTGCTGTTCATGGATCGGGTCCCCTCTCACGCCGCCGTCGATGAGGCGGCGAAGCTGGCCAAGGAGATGGGGAGAGAAGACCTCGTTCCCTTTGTCAATGGGATATTGCGGGGGATCGCCGAGGGCAGAAAGGAAGTCTCCTTTCCAGATCTTAAGACCGACCCCCTACACCATATCTCCCTCTACTACTCCCATCCCGGCTGGATGGTGCGCCGATGGATCAATCAGTGGGGTGTGGAGGAAACCATCGCCCTGTGCCAGGCCAATAATCAGATCCCCCCTTTTACAATAAGGGTCAATACCTTAAAAGGAAGCCGTAAAGAGGCCATCCAACGGCTGCAGGGCGAGGGGGTGGAGGCACGACCCACCCCCTTTTGCCCAATGGGTCTTATCCTCAGCAATCCTCCTCCCCTGGCCAAATGGGGGCCCTTTCAGGAGGGTTGGTTTCAGGTCCAGGATGAGGCCTCACAGCTCGTCTCCTGCATCCTGGGCCCTCAACCCGGGGAGAGGGCCCTGGACATCTGCGCCGCCCCCGGGGGCAAGACCACCCACCTGGCCCAAATGATGAAGGATCAGGGGGAAATCGTGGCCGTGGATGTAAGTTCAGCCAAGCTCTCACTGCTGCAAGGGAACTGCCGACGATTGGGGATCTCCATGATAAAGGCCATGGCCCTGGACGCGGCATCTCCCCTCCCCTTCCCCCCTGAGTCCTTCGATAGGGTCTTGGTCGATGTCCCCTGCACGGGTCTGGGGACCCTGAGGAGGAACCCCGATGGAAAGTGGAGGGTCAAGGAGGCAGACGTCCCCCGCCTGCAGAAGGTCCAGAGGAAGATCCTGACACAGGCAGCCCCCATGGTAAAGAAAGGAGGGGTCTTGGTCTATAGCACCTGTACACTCACCCCGGAGGAGAACAAAGGGGTGGTCGAACCCTTTCTGTCCGATCAAAAGGAGTTTCGCATCGAGGGTGTTTCCCCTTTTCTCCCCTCTGGCTGTGAGAGCTTGGTGGATGAAAGAGAATATTTCCTTACCCTCCCCCATTGCCACGGTACTGACGGCTTCTTTGCCGCCCGGATGAGGAGGGAATAA
- the tsaA gene encoding tRNA (N6-threonylcarbamoyladenosine(37)-N6)-methyltransferase TrmO, which produces MNEITYKPIGVIHSPFKEPKGTPIQPAGAEGIDGRVEVFPEYAEGLKDVEGFSHLILIYHFHLSKGVSLTVKPFMDSEVHGVFAMRGPSRPNPIGISVVRLVRIEGNILHIQDVDIVDGTPLLDIKPYVPEFDTREAKKTGWLEKNVHRLSASKDDGRFIE; this is translated from the coding sequence ATGAATGAGATAACGTACAAGCCAATTGGAGTCATTCATTCTCCTTTTAAAGAACCCAAAGGAACACCTATACAACCTGCAGGTGCCGAGGGTATCGATGGAAGAGTTGAGGTGTTTCCAGAATATGCTGAAGGCTTAAAAGATGTTGAAGGATTTTCTCACCTTATTTTGATATACCACTTTCATTTATCTAAGGGGGTGTCCTTAACAGTGAAGCCATTTATGGACAGCGAAGTGCACGGAGTCTTTGCAATGCGAGGCCCAAGTAGACCGAATCCAATAGGCATCTCGGTGGTGCGTCTTGTCAGGATTGAAGGGAACATACTCCATATTCAAGATGTAGATATTGTAGATGGGACTCCCCTTTTGGATATCAAGCCTTATGTACCAGAATTCGACACAAGAGAGGCAAAGAAAACAGGGTGGCTTGAGAAAAATGTGCATAGACTTTCAGCATCAAAAGATGATGGGAGATTCATAGAATGA
- the sixA gene encoding phosphohistidine phosphatase SixA, with translation MNLYLVQHAEPKREEEDPQKPLSEKGWSDIGKVAAFIVEHTNIQVISIMHSGKTRARQTAEALAEHLNPPEGVKEAEGLESLADPSRWAQRLAETKEDIMLVGHLPHLSKLSAHLLCQDENKRIVNFQMGGIVCLGRDESGIWSVRWMVIPQILA, from the coding sequence GTGAACTTGTATTTGGTGCAGCATGCTGAGCCAAAGCGGGAGGAAGAAGATCCCCAGAAGCCTCTCTCAGAAAAGGGATGGTCTGATATCGGGAAGGTGGCGGCCTTTATCGTTGAGCATACGAATATCCAAGTGATCAGCATTATGCACAGTGGAAAGACCAGGGCTAGACAGACAGCTGAGGCTCTGGCAGAGCATTTAAATCCTCCTGAAGGGGTTAAAGAGGCCGAGGGCCTGGAATCCCTTGCCGATCCCTCGAGGTGGGCACAGCGTCTAGCTGAAACAAAGGAAGATATCATGTTGGTAGGTCATTTGCCTCACCTGAGTAAACTGTCAGCTCATCTGCTGTGTCAAGATGAAAATAAGAGGATAGTAAATTTTCAGATGGGTGGGATTGTCTGCCTTGGAAGAGATGAATCAGGCATTTGGTCAGTCCGTTGGATGGTGATTCCACAAATACTAGCTTAG
- a CDS encoding DUF4197 domain-containing protein, with product MRKLFAIVLLITLAIIQTPSAHAGLGDFLEGIKKALEGEELSESKIIQGLKEALQIGTGNAVKTISKKNGYYRNPKIRIPLPEAVQKVEKVLRAVGYGPKVDEFELSMNRAAERAAPEAKALFWDAIKQMTFSDARKILNGRDNEATLYFKDKTHDRLHEIFKPIIHTAMSKVGVTRTYQDLEAKVRSIPFADRLNLDLNGYVTDKALDGLFSMVAEEERKIRRDPSARVTELLKEVFGSKER from the coding sequence ATGCGCAAACTCTTCGCCATAGTGCTCCTGATAACCCTGGCCATTATCCAGACGCCTTCGGCCCATGCCGGTTTAGGGGATTTCCTCGAAGGCATCAAGAAGGCCTTAGAAGGAGAAGAGCTCTCTGAGAGCAAGATCATCCAGGGGCTCAAGGAGGCCCTCCAGATCGGCACAGGCAATGCCGTCAAGACGATCTCCAAGAAGAATGGGTACTACAGAAACCCCAAGATCCGGATCCCGCTTCCTGAGGCGGTCCAGAAGGTGGAAAAGGTCCTCAGGGCTGTGGGATACGGCCCCAAGGTGGATGAATTCGAGCTGAGTATGAACCGGGCAGCAGAGCGGGCAGCCCCTGAGGCCAAGGCCCTCTTTTGGGACGCCATCAAACAGATGACCTTTTCAGATGCCCGCAAGATCCTGAACGGTCGTGACAATGAGGCCACCCTCTACTTCAAGGACAAGACTCACGATCGACTCCATGAGATCTTCAAACCGATCATCCATACGGCCATGTCCAAGGTGGGCGTTACCCGTACGTATCAGGACCTCGAGGCCAAGGTGCGCAGCATCCCCTTTGCCGACCGCTTGAACCTCGACCTAAATGGCTACGTGACCGATAAGGCCCTGGATGGCCTCTTTTCTATGGTGGCTGAGGAGGAACGAAAGATCCGCCGAGATCCCTCAGCACGGGTGACCGAACTGCTCAAGGAGGTCTTCGGGAGCAAAGAGCGCTGA
- a CDS encoding putative toxin-antitoxin system toxin component, PIN family produces the protein MIKVVVDANVFVSSFFGGNPRKIIDLWKLGQVTLCLSKPIIDEYIGILRRLGLENERELGELLGLFSRGFHVLFSAKTPELHVVEEDPDDDKFIECAVALKADFVISGDKSLTAIQDYMGIKIVTPKEFLGSY, from the coding sequence GTGATCAAGGTTGTGGTTGACGCAAATGTTTTCGTCTCCTCTTTCTTTGGCGGTAATCCTCGGAAGATCATAGACCTCTGGAAACTCGGTCAAGTCACTCTATGCCTATCCAAACCCATCATCGACGAATATATTGGAATTCTTAGGCGTCTTGGACTAGAGAACGAACGAGAGCTAGGTGAATTATTGGGTCTTTTCTCGCGTGGTTTTCATGTCCTTTTCTCTGCAAAGACACCCGAATTGCATGTAGTCGAAGAAGACCCAGATGATGACAAGTTCATCGAATGTGCTGTAGCCTTGAAGGCTGACTTTGTCATTTCAGGAGACAAGAGCCTCACAGCAATACAAGATTATATGGGTATAAAGATTGTTACTCCCAAAGAATTCCTCGGTAGTTACTGA
- a CDS encoding CopG family transcriptional regulator — translation MATQMIVRIDPELKTKVNSLAKAEGKSVSEVVRELLEDYVRNRDIGSYIDDLWKRIGTKLTSRGFGPEDIQGIIQEVRARK, via the coding sequence ATGGCGACTCAAATGATAGTCCGAATCGATCCTGAACTCAAAACCAAGGTCAATAGCCTCGCCAAGGCCGAGGGTAAAAGCGTTAGCGAAGTTGTCAGGGAATTGCTCGAAGATTACGTCAGGAATCGAGACATAGGCTCATATATTGATGATCTGTGGAAGCGCATCGGTACTAAGTTGACATCTCGCGGGTTTGGTCCCGAAGATATTCAAGGTATCATTCAAGAAGTGAGAGCCAGGAAGTGA
- a CDS encoding ATP-dependent endonuclease: MLIKSIEVKNFRSIREAYLDCDNLTAIVGRNGAGKSSFLYAIDTFYDIAAPITEEDFFDRDIGSPIEIRVTYDDLREDEKEEFSPYIRDDRLIVTKRISSENGRITQRYYAAALQIPQFAEIRAKSGKKHRVNAWNELVDSGELSDLDGKARSADEVERLMSEYEVNHPELMKPIEREEQFFGPRNIGGGKLDKFTKYVLVPAVREASDEVTGKKGAIYQILDMIVLRKINARKDIQEFKSEFEERVRKLYSSENLTELPELGASISETLKKFAPGSELNLGWNEVKPPEVPLPAARATLVEDSFEGEISRKGHGLQRALIVTLLQHLAMIVPVELTTEGSVEEAIVSEPKSIESSRGPDLILAIEEPELYLHPSRCRYLANLLLQLAESPGVGLGASNQIIYTSHSPYFVDLHRFDQTRLVRKVPAPDSLVPQSVVTRFSLNQAAEVLARVCNVDPTDFTRDSFRARAMPVMNTIVSEGFFADAVVVVEGLSEVGTLWKIQEIMKKNWSQLGVVVVPAGGKNNIDRPTVIFRGLSIPTYFIFDADSHLIGKGREEKDAKNRNHRYLRLAGVPIEDFPDTQVRKTWAVFKDTLEGILKKELDDDTFLSIQKEVAFELGYDDPERVSKNIEGAARLIELIYEKKHRVPILEEIIEKVTKLCSDEKEDKAGFV; this comes from the coding sequence ATGCTTATAAAAAGTATTGAGGTGAAGAACTTTCGGTCAATTCGAGAAGCGTATTTAGATTGCGATAATCTTACAGCCATTGTAGGAAGGAATGGTGCTGGAAAATCCTCTTTCCTTTATGCTATAGATACTTTTTATGACATTGCAGCACCGATAACTGAAGAAGATTTCTTTGATCGAGATATAGGCTCTCCTATAGAAATTCGTGTAACTTATGATGATCTTCGTGAGGATGAAAAAGAAGAGTTCAGTCCATACATAAGAGACGATAGACTGATTGTTACAAAGCGCATTTCGAGCGAAAATGGTCGTATAACACAGCGTTATTATGCTGCAGCTTTACAGATACCGCAGTTTGCTGAGATAAGGGCAAAGTCTGGTAAAAAACATCGAGTTAATGCTTGGAATGAGTTGGTTGATAGTGGTGAGTTATCCGATTTGGATGGAAAGGCTCGAAGTGCGGATGAAGTTGAGCGGCTTATGAGTGAATATGAAGTCAATCATCCAGAGCTTATGAAACCGATTGAGCGGGAAGAACAGTTCTTTGGTCCCAGAAATATTGGAGGTGGCAAGCTTGACAAATTCACAAAGTATGTTTTAGTTCCTGCAGTTCGTGAGGCTTCAGATGAAGTAACTGGTAAAAAAGGAGCAATCTATCAGATTTTAGATATGATCGTTTTGAGAAAGATTAATGCTAGAAAAGACATACAAGAATTCAAGTCCGAATTTGAAGAAAGGGTCAGAAAACTCTATAGCTCTGAAAATCTCACAGAGCTACCTGAACTTGGGGCTTCAATTTCCGAAACACTTAAAAAGTTCGCTCCTGGCTCTGAGTTGAACTTAGGATGGAATGAGGTTAAACCACCTGAAGTTCCGCTTCCTGCAGCAAGAGCAACTTTAGTCGAAGATAGTTTTGAGGGTGAAATAAGCCGAAAAGGCCATGGTCTCCAAAGAGCGTTAATTGTCACTTTACTTCAACATTTAGCTATGATAGTTCCTGTGGAGTTAACCACCGAGGGGTCAGTCGAAGAAGCTATCGTTTCAGAACCTAAAAGCATTGAATCATCACGAGGGCCTGACCTCATTTTAGCTATTGAAGAACCAGAGCTATATCTCCATCCGTCGCGATGCCGTTACTTAGCTAATCTTTTGCTTCAACTTGCTGAGAGTCCAGGAGTCGGCCTTGGTGCCAGCAACCAAATTATCTATACAAGCCATTCACCATATTTCGTAGATCTCCATCGTTTTGACCAAACTCGATTAGTAAGAAAAGTGCCCGCACCAGATTCACTTGTGCCACAGAGCGTTGTTACGCGTTTCTCTCTAAACCAGGCAGCAGAGGTGCTAGCAAGAGTGTGTAATGTCGATCCCACTGATTTCACAAGGGATAGCTTTAGAGCACGTGCAATGCCTGTTATGAATACTATTGTGAGCGAGGGCTTTTTTGCAGATGCAGTTGTAGTGGTGGAAGGGCTATCTGAAGTGGGCACATTATGGAAGATCCAAGAGATCATGAAAAAGAATTGGTCTCAACTAGGAGTAGTCGTAGTCCCAGCGGGTGGAAAGAACAATATAGACCGTCCTACAGTGATTTTTCGGGGTCTTTCTATCCCTACATATTTCATCTTTGATGCAGATTCACATCTCATTGGTAAAGGAAGAGAGGAAAAAGATGCGAAAAATCGCAATCATAGATATCTTCGTTTAGCTGGTGTACCAATAGAAGATTTCCCGGACACTCAAGTTCGTAAAACTTGGGCAGTGTTTAAGGATACTCTTGAAGGAATATTAAAAAAAGAACTTGATGACGATACATTTCTATCCATCCAAAAAGAGGTAGCTTTTGAATTAGGATATGATGACCCAGAACGTGTAAGCAAAAATATTGAGGGTGCTGCACGCCTTATAGAACTCATCTACGAAAAGAAACATCGAGTACCAATTCTTGAAGAGATCATCGAAAAAGTTACTAAATTATGTAGCGATGAAAAAGAGGACAAGGCTGGCTTTGTATAA